Proteins from a single region of Haloterrigena alkaliphila:
- a CDS encoding 3-hydroxyacyl-CoA dehydrogenase/enoyl-CoA hydratase family protein: MELEDINTVAVLGAGNMGHGIAEVVAMAGYDVTMRDIKDEFVQNGYEQIEWSLNKLAENDQLSEEEADAALERVTPLVDMSEACGDADVVIEAVPEQMEIKKDVYEELEEVAPDRAIFATNTSSLSITDLAEFTERPERFCGMHFFNPPVRMDLVEVISGAESSDETLETVEALAEDIGKTPVRVHKDSPGFIVNRVLVPLMNEACWLVHDDEATIAEVDSTTKYGMGLPMGSFELADLTGIDVGYHVLDYMNEVLGEAYEPSPLFEQKVESEELGKKTGKGFYDYEDGEGAQIPTDEQSDLVEKRLVATLANECAKLIGGDVAPPESIDEATKLGAGFPDGPVKMVDEFGIENALEALEEAHEKTGHARYEPADYLEERAEEGGFYEQGGDEGTTEFETIRVEYPGDMVGHVVLDRPHRMNTISDELLEELSEAIDLLEDDDEVRAICIIGEGEQAFSAGADVQSMAGSGADPLEGQELSRLGQRTFGELESCDLPVVAGIDGFCLGGGMELATCADLRVASERSEFGQPELNLGLIPGWGGTQRLKHIVGEGHAKEIILTAERFDAETMADYGFVNEVVDDDDLAERALELATDLAGGPPIAQKFTKRAMLTGRDDTEAGLEYEASAFGHLMATDDLMEGITAFMGDEEPEFEGK, from the coding sequence ATGGAGCTGGAAGATATCAACACTGTCGCAGTTCTCGGGGCGGGCAACATGGGCCACGGCATCGCGGAGGTCGTCGCGATGGCCGGCTACGATGTCACCATGCGCGACATCAAAGACGAGTTCGTCCAGAACGGGTACGAGCAGATCGAGTGGTCGCTGAACAAGCTCGCGGAGAACGACCAGCTCTCCGAGGAGGAGGCCGACGCCGCCCTCGAGCGGGTGACGCCGCTGGTCGACATGAGCGAGGCCTGCGGCGACGCAGACGTCGTCATCGAGGCCGTGCCGGAACAGATGGAGATCAAGAAAGACGTCTACGAGGAACTCGAGGAGGTCGCCCCCGACCGGGCGATCTTCGCGACCAACACCTCGAGCCTCTCGATCACGGACCTCGCGGAGTTCACCGAACGGCCGGAGCGGTTCTGCGGGATGCACTTCTTCAACCCGCCGGTGCGGATGGACCTCGTGGAGGTCATTTCAGGCGCGGAGAGCAGCGACGAGACCCTCGAGACCGTCGAGGCGCTGGCCGAGGATATCGGGAAGACGCCCGTGCGCGTTCACAAGGACTCGCCCGGCTTCATCGTCAACCGCGTCCTCGTGCCGCTGATGAACGAGGCCTGCTGGCTGGTTCACGACGACGAGGCGACCATCGCCGAGGTCGACTCGACGACCAAGTACGGGATGGGGCTACCGATGGGGAGCTTCGAACTCGCCGACCTCACCGGCATCGACGTGGGGTACCACGTGCTCGACTACATGAACGAAGTACTGGGCGAGGCCTACGAGCCGAGTCCGCTGTTCGAGCAGAAAGTCGAGAGCGAAGAACTCGGCAAGAAGACCGGCAAGGGCTTCTACGACTACGAGGACGGCGAGGGAGCCCAGATCCCCACCGACGAGCAGTCCGACCTCGTCGAGAAGCGGCTGGTCGCGACGCTGGCCAACGAGTGCGCCAAGCTGATCGGCGGCGACGTCGCGCCGCCCGAATCGATCGACGAGGCGACCAAACTCGGCGCCGGCTTCCCGGACGGTCCCGTCAAGATGGTCGACGAGTTCGGGATCGAGAACGCCCTCGAGGCGCTCGAGGAGGCCCACGAGAAGACCGGCCACGCGCGGTACGAACCCGCCGACTACCTCGAGGAGCGCGCCGAAGAAGGCGGCTTCTACGAGCAGGGGGGAGACGAGGGGACGACCGAGTTCGAGACGATCCGCGTCGAGTACCCCGGCGACATGGTCGGCCACGTCGTCCTCGACCGGCCCCACCGGATGAACACGATCAGCGACGAACTGCTCGAGGAACTCTCCGAAGCGATCGACCTGCTCGAGGACGACGACGAGGTCCGCGCGATCTGCATCATCGGCGAGGGCGAGCAGGCCTTCTCCGCGGGCGCGGACGTCCAGAGCATGGCCGGCAGCGGCGCCGACCCCCTCGAGGGCCAGGAACTCTCGCGACTGGGCCAGCGGACGTTCGGCGAACTCGAGTCCTGCGACCTGCCCGTCGTCGCCGGCATCGACGGCTTCTGTCTCGGCGGCGGGATGGAACTGGCCACCTGCGCCGACCTCCGGGTCGCCAGCGAGCGCTCCGAGTTCGGCCAGCCGGAACTGAACCTCGGCCTCATTCCGGGCTGGGGCGGCACCCAGCGGCTCAAGCACATCGTCGGCGAAGGTCACGCGAAGGAGATCATCCTCACCGCCGAGCGCTTCGACGCGGAGACGATGGCCGACTACGGCTTCGTCAACGAGGTCGTCGACGACGACGACCTCGCCGAGCGCGCGCTCGAACTCGCGACCGACCTCGCGGGCGGGCCGCCGATCGCCCAGAAGTTCACCAAGCGCGCGATGCTCACCGGTCGCGACGACACCGAGGCCGGCCTCGAGTACGAGGCCTCCGCCTTCGGCCACCTGATGGCGACCGACGACCTCATGGAGGGGATCACGGCCTTCATGGGAGACGAGGAGCCGGAGTTCGAAGGGAAGTAA
- a CDS encoding HalX domain-containing protein, with translation MSDELEILVVDDEARLADLFAAWLQNEWTVDTAYDGEEALEKMSDAVEVVLLDRRMPGLSGDEVLERIRDAGYESRVVMVTAVDPDFDIIEMGFDDYLVKPVSKDELVQMVDDVADRSEYESDIQEYYALVSKKALLESEKADRALADNEEYQDLCDRVAELEDRVDETVSGMSSHDDFVGAFQDLQSEN, from the coding sequence ATGAGTGACGAACTCGAGATCCTCGTCGTCGACGACGAGGCGCGTCTCGCGGATCTCTTCGCCGCGTGGCTCCAGAACGAGTGGACCGTCGACACGGCCTACGACGGCGAAGAGGCCCTCGAGAAGATGAGCGACGCCGTCGAAGTCGTCCTGCTCGACCGGCGTATGCCGGGCCTCTCCGGCGACGAGGTCCTCGAACGGATCAGAGACGCCGGCTACGAGTCGCGGGTCGTGATGGTGACCGCCGTCGACCCGGACTTCGACATCATCGAGATGGGCTTCGACGATTACCTCGTCAAGCCGGTCTCGAAGGACGAACTCGTCCAGATGGTCGACGACGTCGCCGATCGCTCGGAGTACGAGTCGGACATCCAGGAGTACTACGCGCTCGTCTCGAAGAAGGCGCTGCTGGAGTCCGAGAAGGCCGACCGCGCGCTCGCGGACAACGAGGAGTACCAGGACCTCTGCGACCGCGTCGCGGAACTCGAGGACCGCGTCGACGAAACGGTCTCCGGGATGTCCTCTCACGACGACTTCGTCGGCGCCTTTCAGGACTTGCAGTCGGAAAACTAG
- a CDS encoding acyl-CoA dehydrogenase family protein, with the protein MEFGLSEEQEQIREEVARFAENEIVPEAETYDQEEKFPHEIVDKAAEMGLVGSSIPIEYGGAGYSTVESVLIAEELFSYDPGIALSILACSFGTEAIREFGTEDQKERFLEPVAMGEKISGAAISEPDTGSDVSSVSTQAEKDGDEWVINGNKMWITNGTVGDFFVVLCKTDPDAEGRYDGFSQIVVESDRDGFSSDKITGKLGIRASDTAELILDDVRVPEENLIGDEGAAFLQQMQFFDATRTGVAAQGVGIAKGALRAALEYAQDREQFGQPISEFQAIQHKLADMATKTEAARNLTYKAAWNVDQGNDITKLASMAKEYSSRVAVDVANEAVQIHGGSGYVNDFPVERFYRDSKITQIYEGTSEIQKNVIARELLSDGL; encoded by the coding sequence ATGGAATTTGGTCTCAGCGAAGAACAGGAACAGATCCGCGAAGAAGTCGCTCGGTTCGCCGAGAACGAAATCGTCCCGGAGGCCGAGACGTACGATCAGGAGGAGAAGTTCCCCCACGAGATCGTCGACAAGGCCGCCGAGATGGGGCTCGTCGGCTCCTCGATCCCGATCGAGTACGGCGGCGCCGGCTACTCGACGGTCGAGTCGGTGCTCATCGCCGAGGAACTGTTCTCCTACGACCCCGGCATCGCGCTCTCGATTCTCGCCTGTTCGTTCGGTACCGAGGCCATCCGCGAGTTCGGCACCGAAGACCAGAAGGAGCGCTTCTTAGAGCCCGTCGCGATGGGCGAGAAGATCTCCGGCGCGGCGATCTCGGAGCCCGACACCGGCTCGGACGTCTCCTCGGTCTCGACGCAGGCCGAGAAGGACGGCGACGAGTGGGTGATCAACGGCAACAAGATGTGGATCACCAACGGCACCGTCGGCGACTTCTTCGTCGTCCTCTGTAAGACCGACCCCGACGCCGAGGGCCGGTACGACGGCTTCAGCCAGATCGTCGTCGAGTCCGACCGCGACGGATTCAGTTCCGACAAGATCACCGGCAAACTCGGTATTCGGGCCTCCGATACCGCCGAACTCATCCTCGACGACGTCCGCGTCCCCGAGGAGAACCTCATCGGCGACGAGGGCGCCGCGTTCCTCCAGCAGATGCAGTTCTTCGACGCCACCCGAACCGGCGTCGCCGCACAGGGCGTCGGGATCGCGAAAGGGGCGCTTCGAGCCGCCCTCGAGTACGCCCAGGACCGCGAACAGTTCGGCCAGCCGATCAGCGAGTTCCAGGCCATCCAGCACAAACTCGCCGACATGGCGACGAAGACCGAGGCCGCGCGCAACCTGACCTACAAGGCCGCCTGGAACGTCGACCAGGGCAACGACATCACCAAACTCGCCTCGATGGCCAAGGAGTACTCCTCGCGCGTCGCCGTCGACGTCGCCAACGAGGCCGTCCAGATCCACGGCGGCTCCGGCTACGTCAACGACTTCCCCGTCGAGCGCTTCTACCGCGACTCGAAGATCACCCAGATCTACGAGGGGACCAGCGAGATTCAGAAGAACGTCATCGCCCGCGAACTGCTCAGCGACGGGCTGTAA
- a CDS encoding DNA-3-methyladenine glycosylase family protein, with amino-acid sequence MLDEAHSVLRRDPVMADLIERHDPYVERDWDEYERLCITIINQQLSTASAAAVRERVFESLSGEVTPENVLNAEDEALRAAGLSESKVEYMRNAARAFRANDYTREGMAEYSNDEVVDRLTEIKGVGEWTARMYLLFVLEREDVLPLGDLAIRRAIEDLYGNGGELSRAEMRDIADQWRPYRSVATRYLWAEYESD; translated from the coding sequence ATGCTGGACGAGGCACACTCCGTACTGCGACGCGACCCCGTGATGGCCGACCTCATCGAGCGACACGATCCGTACGTCGAACGGGACTGGGACGAGTACGAGCGGCTCTGTATCACGATCATCAATCAACAGCTGTCGACGGCCAGCGCGGCCGCCGTTCGCGAGCGCGTCTTCGAGTCGCTCAGCGGCGAGGTGACCCCCGAGAACGTCCTGAACGCGGAGGACGAGGCGCTGCGCGCGGCCGGCCTCTCCGAGAGCAAGGTCGAGTACATGCGCAACGCCGCGCGTGCCTTCCGAGCGAACGATTACACGCGGGAGGGGATGGCCGAGTACTCGAACGACGAGGTCGTCGACAGACTGACCGAGATCAAGGGCGTCGGCGAGTGGACGGCGCGCATGTACCTCCTGTTCGTCCTGGAACGCGAAGACGTGTTGCCGCTGGGTGACCTCGCCATTCGCCGCGCGATCGAGGACCTCTACGGGAACGGTGGGGAGCTCTCCCGCGCCGAGATGCGCGACATCGCCGACCAGTGGCGACCGTACCGGAGCGTCGCGACGCGGTACCTGTGGGCGGAGTACGAATCGGACTGA
- a CDS encoding helix-turn-helix domain-containing protein, producing MREFVFALEYEPGTNPVADVLAEYPDTSIRSLSCHVTRDSLWRVDHAEGSPEALEALEDAYKNAAFFADCLVKDDCGADCEVQVLDRSNDTLVVYTYWDRTDVCTSVPHVALEYLGKGLLFETYREGRRYRWRIVLGSDAPIHEFFDALGDEVGECTGIEMLRLTELDPDRAPLEPEQDLPDEQREALRAAVEHGYYETPRRIELGELAERLEIPRSTLSYRLRRAESSLATTFVDEDESLETLAAGL from the coding sequence ATGAGAGAGTTCGTCTTCGCCCTCGAGTACGAACCGGGCACCAACCCGGTCGCCGACGTCCTCGCCGAGTATCCCGACACCTCGATCCGTTCGCTGTCGTGTCACGTCACCCGGGACAGCCTCTGGCGGGTCGACCACGCGGAGGGCTCGCCCGAGGCGCTCGAGGCTCTCGAGGACGCCTACAAGAACGCGGCCTTCTTCGCGGACTGTCTGGTCAAGGACGACTGCGGCGCCGACTGCGAAGTGCAGGTACTGGATCGCTCGAACGATACGCTGGTCGTCTACACCTACTGGGACCGCACGGACGTCTGCACGTCGGTTCCCCACGTCGCCCTCGAGTACCTCGGCAAGGGGCTGCTGTTCGAGACCTACCGCGAGGGCCGGCGCTACCGCTGGCGGATCGTGCTGGGCAGCGACGCGCCGATCCACGAGTTCTTCGACGCGCTGGGCGACGAGGTCGGCGAGTGTACCGGCATCGAGATGCTGCGGCTGACGGAACTCGATCCCGATCGCGCCCCGCTCGAGCCCGAGCAGGACCTCCCGGACGAACAGCGCGAGGCGCTGCGGGCGGCCGTCGAGCACGGCTACTACGAGACGCCGCGCCGGATCGAACTCGGCGAGTTGGCGGAGCGACTCGAGATTCCGCGATCGACGCTCTCCTACCGGCTTCGGCGGGCCGAGTCCAGCCTCGCGACGACGTTCGTGGACGAAGACGAGTCGCTCGAGACGTTGGCGGCTGGACTCTGA
- a CDS encoding heavy metal translocating P-type ATPase, whose amino-acid sequence MSDTSPSAPDAPPDANTSRTLELRVPEMDCPSCAGKVTNSVERLEGIDGIDARVTSGRLVVEFDPTRTDEDAIRERVRAAGYEIVGAASELTFSVPDMDCASCANKVENALEGTAGVGEIETRPASGRVTVAVDDGADSETVADAIGSAGYDATPMDDGTGGEPMGDDEPIWQSRRAVTTGIGAVLVGLGMLLEFVLPSANPALFSLVGGGLVDRTYHLSTALFLVTAAIAGAPILRNGYYSARNRSLDIDFLMGVGILASVAAHHPFEGAMLAVLFSVAELLEQFSMDRARDSLRELMDLSPDTATVKREDGSEETVPAEEVAVGDTVVVRPGEKIPADGVVLEGESAVDQSPITGESVPADKTAGDEVFAGTIPESGYLEVEVTSEADDSTIARIVRMVEDAEREKTQRERFVDRFASVYTPIVVTLAVALAVAPPLLAGASWNTWFLRGLTLLVIACPCAFVISTPVSVVSGITSAARNGVLIKGGRYLEAVGESDVLAVDKTGTLTVGDLSVTDVIPLEGADEDDVLRRASAIERRSEHPIGQAIVDYAEDQGVTDADDDPDVSAFEALTGKGVRAEIDGATHYVGKPDLFDGLADLKHAHATTDGGMALEELGYDSSPQCERDGCLDVLADVVPDLEADGKTVVVVGTEDRPLGVIAVADRVRPEAKWAVSKLQEQGVRVVMLTGDNEGTARAIAEAVGIDEYHAELLPDEKLEWIRRLEGEDEEGSEGDGNGATSEDATVAMVGDGINDAPALATAGVGIAMGAAGTDTALETADVALMSDDLTRLPYLYELSHTANGVIRQNIWASLAVKAVLAAGTPFGLVTVIHAVVIGDMGMSLGVTGNAMRLANVEPETPPGLETDAGDR is encoded by the coding sequence ATGAGCGACACCTCCCCATCGGCACCCGATGCGCCGCCGGACGCGAATACGAGCCGGACCCTCGAGCTCCGCGTCCCCGAGATGGACTGTCCCTCCTGTGCCGGGAAGGTGACCAACAGCGTCGAGCGACTCGAGGGAATCGACGGGATCGACGCGCGGGTGACCAGCGGTCGCCTCGTCGTCGAGTTCGATCCGACGCGGACCGACGAGGACGCGATCCGCGAGCGGGTCCGCGCGGCCGGCTACGAGATCGTCGGCGCGGCGTCGGAGCTGACGTTCTCGGTGCCCGACATGGACTGCGCCTCCTGTGCGAACAAGGTCGAGAACGCGCTCGAGGGCACCGCGGGCGTCGGCGAGATCGAGACCCGGCCGGCCTCGGGTCGCGTGACGGTCGCGGTCGACGACGGCGCCGACTCGGAGACGGTCGCCGATGCTATCGGCTCCGCAGGCTACGACGCGACGCCGATGGACGACGGCACCGGCGGCGAGCCGATGGGCGACGACGAGCCGATCTGGCAGAGCCGCCGGGCCGTCACGACGGGTATCGGGGCCGTCCTCGTGGGGCTGGGGATGCTCCTCGAGTTCGTTCTACCGAGCGCGAACCCGGCGCTGTTCTCGCTCGTCGGCGGCGGTCTCGTCGATCGGACCTACCACCTCTCGACGGCGCTCTTTCTCGTCACCGCGGCCATCGCCGGTGCGCCGATCCTCCGGAACGGCTACTACTCCGCGCGCAACCGGAGTCTGGACATCGATTTCCTGATGGGGGTCGGGATCCTCGCCAGCGTCGCGGCCCACCACCCCTTCGAGGGGGCGATGCTCGCGGTGCTGTTCAGCGTCGCGGAACTGCTCGAGCAGTTCTCGATGGACCGCGCCCGCGACTCGCTGCGGGAACTGATGGACCTCTCGCCCGATACGGCGACGGTCAAGCGCGAGGACGGCAGCGAGGAGACGGTCCCCGCCGAGGAGGTCGCGGTCGGTGACACCGTCGTCGTTCGGCCCGGAGAGAAGATCCCGGCCGACGGCGTGGTGCTCGAGGGTGAAAGTGCGGTCGACCAGTCGCCGATCACCGGCGAGAGCGTGCCCGCCGACAAGACGGCGGGCGACGAGGTCTTCGCCGGGACGATCCCCGAGTCGGGCTATCTCGAGGTCGAGGTGACCAGCGAGGCCGACGACTCGACGATCGCCCGAATCGTCCGCATGGTCGAGGACGCCGAGCGCGAGAAGACCCAGCGCGAGCGGTTCGTCGACCGCTTCGCGAGCGTCTACACGCCGATCGTCGTCACGCTCGCGGTCGCGCTCGCCGTCGCGCCGCCGCTGCTCGCGGGCGCCTCGTGGAACACCTGGTTCCTCCGCGGGCTGACGCTGCTGGTGATCGCCTGCCCCTGCGCGTTCGTCATCTCGACGCCGGTCAGCGTCGTCTCCGGCATCACGAGCGCCGCCCGAAACGGCGTGCTCATCAAGGGCGGGCGCTACCTTGAGGCCGTCGGCGAGAGCGACGTGCTCGCGGTCGACAAGACGGGAACCCTCACCGTGGGCGACCTCTCCGTGACCGACGTGATCCCCCTCGAGGGAGCCGACGAGGACGACGTCCTCCGGCGGGCCAGCGCCATCGAACGACGCAGCGAACACCCGATCGGGCAGGCGATCGTCGACTACGCCGAGGACCAGGGAGTCACCGACGCGGACGACGACCCCGACGTCTCGGCGTTCGAGGCGCTGACCGGGAAGGGCGTCCGCGCCGAAATCGACGGCGCCACCCACTACGTCGGCAAGCCGGACCTGTTCGACGGCCTCGCCGACCTGAAACACGCCCACGCGACGACCGACGGCGGTATGGCCCTCGAGGAGTTGGGGTACGACTCGAGCCCGCAGTGCGAGCGCGATGGCTGTCTGGACGTCCTCGCGGACGTCGTCCCGGACCTCGAGGCGGACGGAAAGACCGTCGTCGTCGTCGGCACCGAAGACCGACCGCTGGGCGTTATCGCCGTGGCGGACCGCGTCCGACCCGAAGCGAAGTGGGCCGTCTCGAAACTGCAGGAGCAAGGGGTCCGCGTCGTGATGCTCACCGGCGACAACGAGGGCACCGCCCGCGCCATCGCCGAAGCGGTGGGGATCGACGAGTACCACGCCGAACTGCTGCCCGACGAGAAACTCGAGTGGATTCGCCGGCTCGAGGGCGAGGACGAGGAGGGTAGTGAGGGAGACGGCAACGGGGCGACCAGCGAGGACGCCACCGTCGCCATGGTCGGCGACGGCATCAACGACGCGCCCGCGCTCGCGACCGCCGGCGTCGGCATCGCGATGGGCGCTGCGGGGACCGATACCGCCCTCGAGACGGCCGACGTGGCGCTGATGAGCGACGACCTCACGCGGCTGCCGTACCTCTACGAACTCTCCCACACCGCCAACGGCGTCATCCGCCAGAACATCTGGGCGAGCCTCGCGGTGAAGGCCGTCCTCGCCGCCGGGACGCCGTTCGGCCTCGTCACGGTGATCCACGCGGTGGTCATCGGCGACATGGGGATGAGCCTCGGCGTGACCGGCAACGCGATGCGCCTGGCCAATGTCGAACCCGAGACGCCTCCGGGACTCGAGACCGACGCCGGCGATCGGTAA
- the katG gene encoding catalase/peroxidase HPI encodes MTWSNQDWWPNLLRLDVLDDNAFEAGPYGEDFDYAEEFQKLDYEEVKADIEDVMTSSQDWWPADYGHYGPFFIRMAWHSAGTYRTADGRAGASGGLQRLPPESSWPDNVNLDKARRLLQPVKQRYGRKLSWGDLIVLAGNVALESMGFETYGFAGGREDEFKSNEVVEWGPETEWETTSPERFEDEEVGNLKNPLANTVMGLIYVNPEGPYGEPDVEGSAKNIREEFSRMAMSDRETVALIAGGHTFGKVHGADDPEENVGPEPESAPIEQQGLGWAQEHVEDKAGGLDVITSGIEGPWNATPIQWDMGYIDNLLEHDWTSVKGPGGAWQWEPVGDDIDEAPSPHDSEVSEEPMMLTTDVALKHDDDYREILEEFREDPEAFQQAFAKAWYKLLHRDMGPPERYHGPEVPDETFVWQDPIPEADYEFVGDEEAAQLKDEILASDLSVSQLAKTAWASASTYRDSDKRGGANGARVRLEPQRSWEVNEPEELETALETLEGIQEEFNASRDDDVRVSLADLIVLGGNAAVERAAAEAGYDVEVPFEPGRTDATQDLTDVDSFEALEPEVDAFRNYLGDGDVDDLYDTPEERMVDKAELLNLTVPEMTVLVGGMRALGATYGDAHRGAFTDEPGTLTNDFFENLLDMKYEWEPVDENEEVFEVRDRDTGEVEWEATRLDLIFGSNARLRATADVYAAADGEEKLVEDFVDAWHKVMTLDRFDLE; translated from the coding sequence ATGACATGGTCCAACCAAGACTGGTGGCCGAACCTGTTGCGATTAGACGTTCTCGACGATAACGCCTTCGAGGCCGGGCCGTACGGCGAGGACTTCGACTACGCCGAGGAGTTCCAGAAACTCGACTACGAGGAGGTCAAAGCGGACATCGAGGACGTGATGACGTCCTCCCAGGACTGGTGGCCGGCCGACTACGGCCACTACGGGCCGTTTTTCATCCGGATGGCCTGGCACAGCGCCGGGACCTACCGGACGGCCGACGGCCGCGCCGGCGCGTCGGGCGGTCTGCAGCGTCTCCCGCCGGAGAGTAGCTGGCCGGACAACGTGAATCTCGACAAGGCACGTCGGCTGCTCCAGCCGGTCAAACAGAGGTACGGCCGCAAGCTCTCGTGGGGCGACCTGATCGTGCTGGCCGGGAACGTCGCGCTGGAGTCGATGGGCTTCGAGACGTACGGCTTCGCTGGCGGCCGCGAGGACGAGTTCAAGTCCAACGAGGTCGTCGAGTGGGGGCCCGAGACCGAGTGGGAGACGACCTCGCCCGAGCGCTTCGAGGACGAGGAGGTCGGCAATCTCAAGAACCCGCTCGCGAACACCGTGATGGGGCTCATCTACGTGAACCCCGAGGGCCCGTACGGCGAACCGGACGTCGAAGGGTCCGCGAAGAACATCCGCGAGGAGTTCTCGCGCATGGCGATGAGCGACCGGGAGACGGTGGCACTCATCGCTGGCGGCCACACCTTCGGGAAGGTCCACGGCGCGGACGACCCCGAGGAGAACGTCGGTCCCGAGCCCGAGTCGGCACCCATCGAACAGCAGGGCCTCGGTTGGGCGCAGGAGCACGTCGAAGACAAGGCCGGCGGCCTCGACGTCATCACCAGCGGTATCGAGGGGCCGTGGAACGCCACGCCGATCCAGTGGGACATGGGCTACATCGACAACCTGCTGGAGCACGACTGGACCTCGGTCAAGGGTCCCGGCGGTGCCTGGCAGTGGGAGCCCGTCGGCGACGACATCGATGAGGCGCCGTCCCCACACGACTCCGAGGTGAGCGAAGAGCCGATGATGCTGACGACGGACGTCGCCCTGAAGCACGACGACGACTACCGGGAGATCCTCGAGGAGTTCCGAGAGGATCCGGAGGCCTTCCAGCAGGCGTTCGCGAAGGCGTGGTACAAGCTCCTCCACCGCGACATGGGCCCGCCCGAGCGGTACCACGGCCCGGAGGTCCCCGACGAGACGTTCGTCTGGCAGGACCCGATTCCCGAGGCCGACTACGAGTTCGTCGGCGACGAGGAGGCCGCACAGCTCAAAGACGAGATCCTCGCCTCGGACCTCTCGGTCTCGCAACTGGCGAAGACCGCGTGGGCCTCGGCCTCGACCTACCGCGACAGCGACAAGCGCGGCGGCGCGAACGGCGCTCGCGTCCGACTCGAACCACAGCGCAGCTGGGAGGTCAACGAGCCCGAGGAACTCGAGACGGCGCTCGAGACCCTCGAGGGCATCCAGGAGGAGTTCAACGCCTCGCGCGACGACGACGTGCGGGTCTCGCTGGCCGACCTGATCGTCCTGGGCGGCAACGCGGCCGTCGAGCGGGCGGCGGCCGAGGCCGGCTACGACGTCGAGGTTCCCTTCGAGCCCGGTCGCACGGACGCCACGCAGGACCTGACCGACGTCGACTCCTTCGAGGCGCTCGAACCGGAGGTCGACGCCTTCCGCAACTACCTCGGCGACGGCGACGTCGACGACCTGTACGACACGCCCGAGGAGCGGATGGTCGACAAGGCGGAACTACTGAACCTGACGGTGCCCGAGATGACCGTGCTGGTCGGCGGCATGCGCGCTCTCGGCGCGACCTACGGGGACGCCCACCGCGGGGCCTTCACCGACGAACCGGGAACGCTGACCAACGACTTCTTCGAGAACCTGCTCGATATGAAGTACGAGTGGGAGCCGGTCGACGAGAACGAGGAAGTCTTCGAAGTGCGCGACCGCGATACCGGCGAGGTCGAGTGGGAAGCCACCCGCCTCGACCTCATCTTCGGGTCGAACGCCCGACTTCGCGCCACCGCGGACGTCTATGCCGCCGCTGACGGTGAGGAGAAACTCGTCGAGGACTTCGTCGACGCCTGGCACAAGGTGATGACGCTCGATCGCTTCGACCTCGAGTAA